A window of the Nitrosococcus wardiae genome harbors these coding sequences:
- a CDS encoding SDR family oxidoreductase, producing the protein MNEGQPLLQGQVAIVTGASSGIGRAVAKALAGAGASVVVNHLSDWEAARKVVNDIQAAGRGAIAIEADVSQEEPVQSMFRKTIEAFGTVDILVNNAGIQQDAPFVEMTFEQWNKVLAVNLTGQFLCAREAAREFIRRGIRSEVSCAAGKILCISSVHEVIPWSGHVNYAASKGGLMQLMKSMAQELASHKIRVNSIAPGAIKTPINRKAWETPEAEAQLLEKIPYGRVGIPEDIAKAAVWLASDDSDYVHGATLFVDGGMMLYPGFTEGG; encoded by the coding sequence ATGAATGAAGGGCAGCCGCTTTTACAGGGTCAGGTGGCCATCGTAACCGGGGCCAGTTCGGGCATTGGCAGGGCAGTGGCCAAGGCGCTGGCGGGTGCAGGAGCCAGCGTCGTGGTTAACCATCTCAGCGACTGGGAAGCGGCTCGGAAAGTGGTCAACGACATTCAGGCCGCTGGCCGTGGGGCAATCGCTATCGAGGCGGATGTCAGCCAGGAAGAGCCGGTCCAGTCGATGTTCCGGAAGACGATTGAGGCTTTCGGTACAGTCGATATCCTGGTGAACAATGCGGGCATTCAGCAGGATGCGCCTTTTGTCGAAATGACCTTCGAGCAGTGGAACAAAGTCCTTGCCGTTAACCTGACAGGGCAGTTCCTCTGTGCCCGTGAGGCAGCTCGTGAATTCATCCGCCGCGGCATTCGCTCCGAGGTCTCGTGCGCCGCCGGCAAGATCCTCTGCATTAGCTCGGTACACGAGGTCATCCCCTGGTCGGGGCACGTCAATTATGCCGCCTCCAAAGGTGGCCTCATGCAATTGATGAAAAGCATGGCCCAAGAGCTGGCGTCACATAAGATTCGGGTTAACAGCATCGCGCCCGGTGCCATCAAGACACCGATTAATCGCAAGGCTTGGGAAACCCCCGAAGCGGAAGCGCAACTTCTGGAAAAAATCCCCTACGGCCGGGTGGGCATTCCGGAGGACATCGCCAAAGCTGCCGTCTGGCTGGCCTCTGACGATTCGGACTATGTCCACGGGGCAACCTTGTTCGTCGATGGGGGCATGATGCTCTATCCCGGATTTACCGAGGGAGGATAA
- a CDS encoding porin — MLTYLLKANRWLFILYGTFYIAFTAFAQDKGLIDSLTGIKINETAFMRALGANFGGWVEIGFTGNPQNPANDSNAPVAFNDGANQFKLHQVYGFIENKADTGGKNWDIGFRADLLYGNDAHFTSTINFDTNVLDDQLVFPQGYADIYAPIGNGITVNIGHFYTIIGYESVPSTNNFFLSHAYTMLYGEPFTRTGILFSYPLNENFTAIGSIATGWDTFLRQPINYSGKIFYATNDKKTSASVAFVTGDVKTNNLDNDHNRTLYSIVMEHDITSRLHYVLQHDLGFEEKIITGHSAHWYGVNQYLFYQFSNHLSAGLRAEWFSDQDGVRVIGNRKKENFIDIALGLNYQLTPGLTMRPEIRYDHATENKVFNDNKSDDQILLSLSAILSF, encoded by the coding sequence GTGCTCACTTACCTTCTAAAAGCCAATCGTTGGTTATTCATCTTATATGGCACATTTTATATTGCGTTTACTGCCTTTGCGCAGGATAAGGGCCTCATCGATAGCTTAACCGGGATCAAAATTAATGAAACTGCGTTTATGAGAGCACTAGGCGCCAACTTTGGAGGTTGGGTAGAAATCGGTTTTACGGGCAATCCACAAAATCCGGCTAACGACTCGAATGCGCCCGTCGCTTTCAACGATGGCGCCAATCAATTTAAACTACACCAAGTATACGGATTTATCGAAAACAAAGCTGATACAGGCGGAAAGAATTGGGATATTGGATTTCGTGCTGATTTGCTTTACGGAAATGACGCCCACTTTACCTCCACAATTAATTTTGATACCAACGTTCTTGATGATCAGCTGGTATTTCCTCAAGGGTATGCGGATATTTACGCTCCCATAGGTAACGGCATTACGGTAAATATTGGGCATTTTTACACCATCATCGGTTATGAGTCCGTGCCATCAACAAACAATTTTTTTCTCTCGCACGCTTACACCATGCTCTATGGCGAACCCTTTACTCGAACAGGTATTCTCTTCTCTTACCCACTCAATGAAAATTTTACGGCTATAGGTAGCATTGCGACGGGCTGGGATACCTTTCTTAGACAGCCCATCAATTATTCAGGGAAGATTTTTTATGCAACAAATGATAAGAAAACATCTGCATCTGTTGCTTTTGTTACAGGAGATGTGAAAACAAACAATCTAGATAACGATCATAACCGGACGCTCTATAGCATAGTAATGGAGCATGATATCACCAGCAGGCTTCATTATGTGCTGCAACACGATTTAGGATTTGAAGAAAAGATAATAACAGGCCATTCAGCTCACTGGTATGGAGTTAATCAATATTTATTTTATCAATTCTCAAACCATCTCAGTGCAGGATTGCGCGCTGAGTGGTTTTCTGATCAAGACGGCGTCAGAGTTATTGGAAATAGAAAGAAAGAGAATTTTATTGATATAGCGCTTGGCTTAAACTATCAGCTCACCCCTGGCTTAACTATGCGTCCAGAAATAAGATATGATCATGCGACTGAAAATAAGGTATTCAACGATAATAAGAGCGATGATCAAATATTATTATCTTTAAGTGCAATTCTTAGTTTCTAG
- a CDS encoding glycoside hydrolase family 15 protein: MLKLLEFQPTGAIVAAATTSLPKEVGGIRNWDYRYTWIRDSALTLDARPHPRCAI, from the coding sequence GTGCTTAAACTTCTCGAATTCCAACCCACAGGCGCCATAGTGGCTGCGGCGACAACTTCGTTGCCTAAAGAAGTGGGCGGCATCCGTAACTGGGACTATCGTTATACCTGGATTCGAGACTCCGCCCTCACCCTCGATGCGCGCCCTCACCCTCGATGCGCTATTTAA
- a CDS encoding plastocyanin/azurin family copper-binding protein, which translates to MPPGGTYRHTFTVPGTYRYFCIPHEAQGMMGETVPWESQSVLVHTVTAVPAKAARAEDVALPRGAEPFNSGLLGPGETFQHTFTVKGTYRYFCIPHEAAGMVGEVIIQ; encoded by the coding sequence ATTCCTCCTGGCGGCACTTACCGGCATACCTTCACGGTGCCTGGCACTTACCGTTACTTCTGTATTCCCCACGAAGCCCAGGGGATGATGGGTGAGACCGTCCCATGGGAAAGCCAGTCGGTACTGGTGCATACCGTAACCGCAGTTCCAGCCAAAGCCGCTAGGGCAGAAGATGTCGCTTTGCCTAGGGGGGCCGAGCCTTTTAATTCGGGGCTTCTCGGCCCTGGAGAGACGTTCCAGCATACTTTCACGGTGAAGGGCACCTATCGGTACTTCTGTATTCCCCATGAAGCAGCCGGTATGGTCGGTGAAGTGATTATCCAATAA
- a CDS encoding mercuric reductase, with protein sequence MKYDALIIGTGQGGNPLAGALAKAGRRTAIIERAEVGGSCINDGCTPTKTMVASARVAHLVGRAGDYGVRTGSVSMDMTKVRERKRALVERFRSGSEKGLESTNHLDLIRGEAAFVDSNTVRVQKPKGEIEQLSAELIVINTGLQPALPPIEGLKEVPTLDNASIMELDEVPEHLLVLGGGYVGLEFAQMFRRFGSAVTLMDRGEQLLSQEDPDIAEEVANILRDEGIEILLQSTAQKVQQNGDGIIRMTVETPDGERTLDGSHLLVAVGRVPNTQALNLQAAGIGTDDRGFIKVNERLETNVPGIYALGDVKGGPAFTHVSYHDYRILQTNLLEGGEASIAGRPVLYTVFIDPQLGRMGLTEQQARQQGRKIRVAKLPLNQVARALETDQTRGLMKAIVDAESEQILGCAIFSPEGGEIMSMIQIAMRGQVPYTALRDGMFAHPLWAEAFNSLFAAFEE encoded by the coding sequence ATGAAATACGACGCGCTCATTATCGGTACCGGTCAAGGCGGGAATCCGCTCGCCGGCGCTTTGGCCAAGGCAGGCCGCAGGACGGCTATCATTGAGCGAGCCGAGGTCGGTGGCTCCTGCATCAATGATGGTTGTACCCCGACCAAAACGATGGTGGCCAGCGCCCGCGTGGCTCATCTGGTTGGCCGGGCTGGGGACTACGGCGTGCGAACTGGCTCGGTGAGTATGGACATGACAAAAGTCCGTGAGCGGAAACGCGCCCTTGTAGAGAGGTTCCGCAGCGGGAGCGAGAAAGGGCTCGAATCGACAAACCACCTGGACCTGATTCGCGGGGAAGCCGCGTTCGTTGATTCCAACACTGTCCGCGTTCAAAAGCCAAAGGGGGAAATAGAGCAGCTGAGCGCTGAGCTGATAGTCATCAACACGGGACTTCAGCCTGCCCTGCCCCCTATCGAGGGGTTGAAAGAAGTGCCGACGCTCGACAATGCCTCGATCATGGAACTGGACGAGGTCCCCGAACACTTGCTGGTCTTGGGTGGCGGATACGTGGGCTTGGAATTTGCCCAAATGTTCCGGCGTTTTGGCAGCGCTGTGACCCTGATGGATCGGGGTGAGCAACTGCTCAGCCAGGAGGATCCCGATATCGCTGAAGAAGTTGCCAATATCTTGCGTGACGAGGGCATTGAGATACTGCTTCAGAGCACTGCCCAGAAGGTCCAACAAAACGGGGATGGAATCATTCGAATGACGGTCGAGACGCCGGACGGCGAACGGACACTGGACGGCAGTCATCTGCTGGTGGCAGTCGGCCGGGTACCTAACACCCAGGCTCTCAACCTCCAAGCGGCGGGCATTGGCACGGATGACAGGGGATTCATCAAAGTTAATGAGCGCCTGGAGACCAATGTGCCCGGCATCTATGCCCTCGGCGATGTCAAAGGCGGTCCCGCGTTTACCCACGTCTCCTACCACGATTATCGGATTCTCCAAACGAACCTGCTCGAGGGCGGAGAGGCTTCCATCGCTGGACGGCCGGTGCTATATACCGTATTCATTGACCCCCAGCTCGGCCGGATGGGACTGACGGAACAGCAAGCCCGTCAGCAAGGCCGGAAGATTCGCGTGGCCAAGCTGCCCTTGAACCAGGTAGCACGCGCCTTGGAAACCGACCAGACCCGGGGCCTGATGAAGGCCATTGTGGATGCAGAATCTGAACAGATCCTGGGGTGTGCGATTTTCAGCCCGGAAGGAGGCGAAATTATGTCCATGATCCAGATTGCCATGAGGGGCCAGGTGCCCTACACCGCACTGCGCGATGGCATGTTCGCCCATCCCCTTTGGGCTGAAGCATTCAACTCCCTGTTCGCGGCGTTCGAAGAGTGA
- a CDS encoding IS630 family transposase, with amino-acid sequence MDEPKCYGPRVEAAEPHAKKKTFYEPTRESEPVQRQRAAHQERLCAYAPEELIFLDEMGAVLNLTLEYGWAPKGQRAYGEKPTSRGQRISTLGALSSPGLVTAMCFEGTLNGAVFLYFLEHFLCPQLKPGQCVILDNAAAHHVEGVAELIEQTGAELLYLPPYSPDLNPIEMAWSQVKHRLRKAQARTKKALYEALAQALHTLTPEQAKAYLGHVGIRD; translated from the coding sequence ATCGATGAGCCGAAGTGCTATGGACCGCGCGTTGAAGCGGCTGAACCTCACGCGAAAAAAAAGACGTTCTATGAGCCCACGCGCGAGAGCGAGCCGGTCCAACGACAGCGGGCCGCCCATCAAGAACGCCTCTGCGCGTATGCCCCCGAAGAGCTGATTTTTCTCGATGAAATGGGGGCGGTGTTAAACCTGACTTTAGAATACGGTTGGGCTCCCAAAGGTCAGCGGGCCTATGGGGAAAAACCCACTTCTCGGGGGCAACGCATTAGCACCCTCGGGGCGCTTTCCTCCCCGGGGCTGGTCACGGCCATGTGCTTTGAGGGCACTTTAAACGGGGCCGTCTTTCTCTATTTCTTAGAGCATTTCTTGTGCCCCCAACTCAAACCAGGCCAGTGTGTGATTTTGGATAATGCCGCCGCCCATCACGTCGAGGGGGTCGCTGAACTCATTGAGCAAACCGGTGCTGAACTCCTTTATTTACCTCCCTACTCCCCTGATCTTAACCCCATTGAAATGGCCTGGTCCCAGGTGAAACACCGGCTCCGAAAAGCCCAAGCGCGAACCAAAAAAGCCTTATATGAGGCCCTCGCTCAGGCCCTCCACACCCTTACGCCAGAGCAGGCCAAAGCCTATTTGGGGCATGTGGGCATCCGGGACTAA
- a CDS encoding type II toxin-antitoxin system MqsA family antitoxin: protein MNCVICKTGQIRTGRTTVTLQRGETTVVIKEVPAQVCDNRGEYYLSEEMTERVLVLAETAVSRGAEVEILRWAA from the coding sequence ATGAATTGCGTGATCTGCAAGACTGGGCAGATCCGGACTGGCAGAACGACGGTCACCCTTCAGCGGGGGGAGACCACAGTGGTGATCAAAGAAGTGCCGGCCCAGGTCTGCGATAACCGCGGCGAATATTATTTATCGGAAGAGATGACGGAGCGGGTTCTGGTGCTGGCGGAGACTGCCGTCAGCCGGGGCGCTGAGGTGGAAATTCTACGCTGGGCAGCGTAA